One window from the genome of Pedococcus badiiscoriae encodes:
- a CDS encoding phosphatidylinositol mannoside acyltransferase yields MTGLGDLLAVSGYRLGWRTVRMLPERTAYTVFEQIADLTVARGGKGVQRLRSNYATVRPELDDAGLDALVRAGMRSYLRYYCEAFRLPDRTAEQVAAMVRVEGDGPVRAELAAGRPVVCFLGHLGNWDLAGAWGTKELAPVVTVAERLEPEEVYAEFLAFRESLGMTILPLTGGGDVFAQLRGHLAAPVLMPLLADRDLTDRGIEVDLCGHRSKMAAGPAALALGSGAALHPVSIHYERLDTSTWRHRIVITFHDRVEVPSTGTTRAKAVAMTQACADVLGTAIVEHTADWHMLQRVFV; encoded by the coding sequence ATGACCGGCCTCGGCGACCTCCTCGCCGTCAGCGGCTACCGCCTTGGGTGGCGCACCGTGCGGATGCTGCCCGAGCGCACGGCATACACGGTGTTCGAGCAGATCGCGGACCTGACCGTCGCCCGGGGTGGCAAGGGCGTGCAGCGCCTGCGGAGCAACTACGCGACGGTGCGGCCCGAGCTCGACGACGCCGGGCTCGATGCCCTGGTGCGCGCGGGCATGCGCTCCTACCTGCGTTACTACTGCGAGGCGTTCCGGCTTCCCGACCGCACTGCTGAGCAGGTCGCCGCCATGGTGCGGGTGGAGGGCGACGGGCCGGTGCGGGCCGAGCTCGCGGCGGGACGACCGGTCGTGTGCTTCCTCGGTCACCTCGGCAACTGGGACCTGGCCGGCGCGTGGGGTACCAAGGAGCTCGCGCCCGTCGTCACCGTCGCCGAACGCCTCGAGCCCGAGGAGGTGTATGCCGAGTTCCTCGCCTTCCGGGAGTCGCTCGGGATGACGATCCTGCCGCTGACCGGTGGCGGGGACGTGTTCGCGCAGCTGCGGGGCCACCTCGCCGCACCGGTGCTGATGCCGCTGCTGGCGGACCGCGACCTGACCGACCGCGGCATCGAGGTCGACCTGTGTGGCCACCGGTCGAAGATGGCCGCTGGACCGGCGGCGCTGGCGCTGGGCTCCGGCGCGGCGCTGCACCCCGTGTCGATCCACTACGAGCGGCTCGACACCTCGACCTGGCGGCACCGCATCGTCATCACCTTCCACGACCGGGTCGAGGTGCCCTCGACCGGCACGACCCGGGCCAAGGCGGTCGCGATGACGCAGGCCTGCGCCGACGTGCTCGGCACGGCAATCGTGGAGCACACCGCCGACTGGCACATGCTCCAGCGGGTGTTCGTATGA
- the pgsA gene encoding phosphatidylinositol phosphate synthase produces the protein MLNKYARALFTRIFTPVARLFLALGISPDIVTIVGTIGVCVGALAFYPRHEFFWGTLVITLFVFSDTVDGVMARMSGRSGKWGAYLDSTLDRVGDSAIFGGLVLWYAGSGANFLMAVLALACLILGSVVSYAKARAEGLGFTANVGIAERADRLVAVLAVTGLVGLGLPEVVLTVVLALLAVASLVTVFQRMLLVRRQALVEAS, from the coding sequence ATGCTCAACAAGTACGCACGCGCCCTCTTCACGAGGATCTTCACGCCGGTCGCCCGGTTGTTCCTCGCGCTGGGGATCAGCCCTGACATCGTGACGATCGTCGGGACGATCGGCGTGTGCGTCGGCGCCCTGGCCTTCTACCCCCGGCACGAGTTCTTCTGGGGCACCCTGGTCATCACCCTCTTCGTCTTCTCCGACACCGTCGACGGCGTGATGGCGCGGATGTCCGGCCGCTCCGGCAAGTGGGGGGCGTACCTCGACTCCACGCTGGACCGCGTCGGCGACTCCGCCATCTTCGGAGGCCTCGTGCTCTGGTATGCCGGCAGCGGCGCCAACTTCCTGATGGCCGTGCTCGCGCTCGCCTGCCTCATCCTGGGCAGCGTGGTGTCCTACGCCAAGGCCCGCGCAGAGGGTCTGGGGTTCACCGCGAACGTGGGGATCGCGGAGCGTGCCGACCGGCTCGTCGCCGTGCTTGCCGTGACCGGGCTGGTGGGTCTGGGCCTGCCCGAGGTCGTGCTCACGGTCGTGCTTGCCCTGCTCGCCGTCGCCAGCCTCGTCACGGTGTTCCAGCGCATGCTGCTCGTGCGTCGGCAAGCCCTGGTCGAAGCCTCCTGA
- a CDS encoding thiol-disulfide oxidoreductase DCC family protein: MDAVTRTGSGRARGLLIFDGDCGFCTTSARFATRWVDRRSRYDIQPWQQVDLGRFGLTEQDCIEAAQFVRPDGSVASAHLAIAEGLKHGAPLWRPLGHLVTLPGISWVAGRVYTWVADHRYALPGGTPACAPTKPSDSGVAGSAARPQ, from the coding sequence ATGGACGCGGTGACGAGGACAGGCTCGGGACGGGCGCGGGGGCTGCTCATCTTCGACGGCGACTGCGGGTTCTGCACGACCAGTGCCCGGTTCGCCACGCGGTGGGTGGACCGCCGGAGCCGGTACGACATCCAGCCGTGGCAGCAGGTCGACCTCGGTCGGTTCGGGCTCACCGAGCAGGACTGCATCGAGGCCGCGCAGTTCGTCCGCCCGGACGGGAGCGTCGCGTCCGCCCACCTGGCCATCGCCGAGGGTCTCAAGCACGGCGCCCCGCTGTGGCGGCCGCTGGGCCACCTCGTCACGCTGCCGGGGATCAGCTGGGTCGCCGGGCGGGTCTACACGTGGGTGGCGGACCACCGGTACGCCCTTCCCGGCGGCACCCCGGCATGCGCTCCCACGAAACCGTCCGACAGCGGGGTTGCAGGGTCGGCGGCCCGGCCTCAGTAG
- a CDS encoding HIT family protein yields the protein MGLSRGDAMEPDTDFAGTRDGFERLWTPHRMAYVTGERPSEDAGDGCPFCAAPAKDDQAGLIVHRGTTCFVVMNLFPYNPGHVLVCPYRHASLYVDLTDEETTEFTLLTKQVIAAIDAASAPHGYNIGMNQGAVAGAGVQAHLHQHIVPRWGGDMNFLPVIGQTKALPMLLEDVRSRLVAAWPGVGG from the coding sequence ATGGGTCTGAGCAGGGGCGACGCGATGGAGCCCGACACGGACTTCGCGGGGACGCGTGACGGCTTCGAGCGGCTGTGGACCCCGCACCGGATGGCGTACGTGACGGGGGAGCGTCCCAGCGAGGACGCGGGAGACGGCTGCCCGTTCTGCGCGGCGCCGGCCAAGGACGACCAGGCCGGGCTCATCGTGCACCGCGGCACCACCTGCTTCGTCGTGATGAACCTGTTCCCCTACAACCCCGGTCACGTCCTGGTCTGCCCCTACCGCCACGCCTCGCTCTACGTCGACCTGACGGACGAGGAGACGACCGAGTTCACCCTGCTCACCAAGCAGGTCATCGCCGCGATCGACGCGGCGTCGGCCCCGCACGGCTACAACATCGGGATGAACCAGGGCGCCGTGGCCGGCGCGGGCGTCCAGGCCCACCTTCACCAGCACATCGTGCCGCGGTGGGGCGGCGACATGAACTTCCTGCCGGTCATCGGGCAGACCAAGGCCCTGCCGATGCTGCTCGAGGACGTCCGCTCGCGCCTGGTCGCCGCATGGCCCGGGGTCGGTGGGTGA
- the thrS gene encoding threonine--tRNA ligase — MSAQITVTVAGSERSVPEQTTAADLFEGDRAVLVARVNGELRDLAHVLADGDAVEPVTAQEQDGLDVLRHSAAHVLAQAVQEVNPKAKLGIGPPVRDGFYYDFDVAEPFTPEDLKALEKVMQRIVNEGQTFARREVTDAQAAVELADEPYKIELIGLKGGAAGDAAEGADVEVGGAQLTIYDNLKRDGSRAWGDLCRGPHVPSTKVLGNAFKLMRSGGAYWRGSEKNPQLQRVYGTAWPTKDELKAYLDRLAEAEKRDHRKLGAELDLFSFPDELGSGLAVFHPKGGIIKREMEDYVRRRHIEEGFEYVGTPHISKDGLFHTSGHLPYYADTMFPPMEFEGTEYRLKAMNCPMHNLIFRSRGRSYRELPLRLFEFGSVYRFEKSGVVHGLTRVRGMTQDDSHSYVTAEQAPGEVKHLLDFCLGLFRDFGLDDFYLELSTRDTEGDKKDKFIGSDEQWEVATSVLEQVAAESGLELVPDPGGAAYYGPKISVQARDAIGRTWQMSTIQYDFNQPERFGLEYQASDGSRKQPVMIHSAKFGSIERFIGVLVEHYAGAFPVWLSPVQVLGIPVADEFNDYLWDVLSQMKAKGIRVELDESDDRFPKKIRNASKSKVPFTLIAGEEDRSAGAVSFRYRNGEQKNGVPIADAIAEVVEAVASRRQV; from the coding sequence GTGTCTGCCCAGATCACCGTCACCGTCGCCGGAAGCGAGCGATCGGTGCCGGAGCAGACGACCGCTGCCGACCTGTTCGAGGGGGACCGGGCGGTCCTCGTGGCCCGCGTCAACGGTGAGCTGCGCGACCTCGCGCACGTGCTGGCCGACGGCGACGCCGTCGAGCCGGTGACCGCGCAGGAGCAGGACGGGCTGGACGTGCTGCGGCACAGCGCCGCCCACGTCCTGGCGCAGGCAGTCCAGGAGGTGAACCCCAAGGCGAAGCTGGGCATCGGTCCGCCGGTGCGCGACGGGTTCTACTACGACTTCGACGTCGCCGAGCCGTTCACCCCCGAGGACCTCAAGGCCCTCGAGAAGGTCATGCAGCGCATCGTCAACGAGGGCCAGACCTTCGCGCGCCGCGAGGTCACCGACGCGCAGGCCGCCGTCGAGCTGGCCGACGAGCCCTACAAGATCGAGCTGATCGGGCTCAAGGGCGGAGCAGCCGGCGATGCCGCCGAAGGAGCCGACGTCGAGGTCGGCGGGGCCCAGCTCACCATCTACGACAACCTCAAGCGCGACGGGTCACGGGCCTGGGGCGACCTCTGCCGAGGTCCCCACGTGCCGTCGACCAAGGTGCTCGGCAACGCGTTCAAGCTGATGCGCAGCGGCGGCGCCTACTGGCGGGGCAGTGAGAAGAACCCGCAGCTCCAGCGCGTCTACGGCACCGCCTGGCCGACCAAGGACGAGCTCAAGGCCTACCTCGACCGGCTCGCCGAGGCCGAGAAGCGCGACCACCGCAAGCTGGGCGCCGAGCTCGACCTCTTCAGCTTCCCCGACGAGCTCGGGTCGGGCCTGGCCGTGTTCCACCCCAAGGGCGGGATCATCAAGCGCGAGATGGAGGACTACGTCCGTCGCCGCCACATCGAGGAGGGCTTCGAGTACGTCGGGACCCCGCACATCAGCAAGGACGGCCTGTTCCACACCTCGGGCCACCTGCCGTACTACGCGGACACCATGTTCCCGCCGATGGAGTTCGAGGGCACCGAGTACCGCCTCAAGGCGATGAACTGCCCGATGCACAACCTCATCTTCCGCTCGCGCGGTCGGTCCTACCGCGAGTTGCCGTTGCGGCTGTTCGAGTTCGGCTCGGTCTACCGGTTCGAGAAGTCCGGCGTGGTGCACGGCCTCACCCGGGTGCGCGGCATGACCCAGGACGACTCGCACTCCTACGTCACCGCCGAGCAGGCGCCCGGCGAGGTCAAGCACCTGCTCGACTTCTGCCTCGGCCTGTTCCGCGACTTCGGGCTCGACGACTTCTACCTCGAGCTGTCGACCCGTGACACCGAGGGCGACAAGAAGGACAAGTTCATCGGCTCCGACGAGCAGTGGGAGGTGGCCACCTCCGTCCTCGAGCAGGTCGCCGCCGAGTCCGGGCTCGAGCTCGTGCCCGACCCGGGTGGAGCCGCCTACTACGGGCCCAAGATCTCGGTGCAGGCGCGCGACGCCATCGGGCGAACCTGGCAGATGTCGACCATCCAGTACGACTTCAACCAGCCCGAGCGGTTCGGCCTCGAGTACCAGGCCTCCGACGGCTCGAGGAAGCAGCCGGTGATGATCCACTCGGCGAAGTTCGGCTCGATCGAGCGGTTCATCGGCGTGCTCGTCGAGCACTACGCGGGGGCGTTCCCCGTGTGGCTGTCCCCGGTGCAGGTGCTGGGGATCCCGGTGGCCGACGAGTTCAACGACTACCTCTGGGACGTGCTCTCGCAGATGAAGGCCAAGGGGATCCGGGTCGAGCTCGACGAGAGCGACGACCGGTTCCCGAAGAAGATCCGCAACGCGAGCAAGTCCAAGGTACCGTTCACCCTCATCGCCGGCGAGGAGGACCGCAGCGCAGGCGCGGTGTCGTTCCGCTACCGCAACGGCGAGCAGAAGAACGGGGTGCCGATCGCGGACGCGATCGCGGAGGTCGTCGAGGCCGTCGCCTCACGTCGTCAGGTCTGA
- a CDS encoding Fur family transcriptional regulator gives MTSPPVVHADDLPQQLRGVGLRVTRPRVAVLRAVHAHPHSDTDSLIAATRRDVPEVSHQAVYDCLQALTRSGLVRRIQPPGSVARYESRVGDNHHHVVCRSCGAIADVDCAVGAAPCLDPSDTHGFAIDEAEVVYRGLCPTCSSQPDRTT, from the coding sequence GTGACCTCCCCGCCCGTCGTCCACGCAGACGACCTGCCGCAGCAGCTGCGGGGCGTGGGCCTTCGGGTGACCCGACCCCGGGTGGCGGTCCTGCGGGCCGTGCACGCGCACCCCCACTCGGACACCGACTCGCTCATCGCCGCGACGCGACGGGACGTGCCGGAGGTCTCCCACCAGGCCGTCTATGACTGCCTCCAGGCACTGACCCGCTCCGGTCTGGTGCGTCGCATCCAGCCGCCCGGCTCGGTGGCGAGGTATGAGTCCCGGGTCGGGGACAACCACCACCACGTGGTCTGCCGGTCCTGCGGGGCGATCGCCGACGTCGACTGCGCGGTCGGCGCGGCTCCGTGCCTCGATCCCTCCGACACCCATGGCTTCGCCATCGACGAGGCCGAGGTCGTCTACCGGGGCCTGTGCCCCACCTGCTCAAGCCAGCCCGACCGAACCACCTGA
- the katG gene encoding catalase/peroxidase HPI: protein MSDHAPHSGDHETELAEMNESTQKCPVAHGRAPEPVQGGSTRGWWPDRLNLKILAKNPAVANPYGEDFDYAEAFSSLDLAEVKRDIAQLLTTSQDWWPADFGHYGPLMIRMAWHSAGTYRVQDGRGGAGAGQQRFAPLNSWPDNANLDKARRLLWPIKKKYGRSLSWADLMVLTGNVSLESMGFTPFGFAGGRADVWEPDEDVYWGPETEWLGDERYTGDRELESPLAAVQMGLIYVNPEGPNADPDPLASARDIRETFKRMAMNDEETVALIAGGHTFGKTHGAADPEKYVSDEPEGAGLEQMGLGWKNSFGTGAGPDTITSGIEVTWTMTPTQWDNNFFENLFGFEWELTKSPAGANQWKPKDGAGEGTTPMAHDPSKRIAPTMLTTDLALRVDPVYEKISRRFLENPQEFADAFARAWFKLTHRDMGPLARYLGPEVPTEELLWQDPLPARTGEVVTADDVTELKALIAGAGLTVAQLVSTAWAAASSFRGSDKRGGANGARIRLAPQNGWEVNNPAQLATVLRTLEGVQDAFNSRGGRQVSLADLIVLAGGVGVEQAARAAGHAVEVPFTPGRVDASQEQTDVESFGYLEPRSDGFRNYAGKGSRLGAEYQLVDRANLLTLSAPEMTVLVGGLRVLGANYDGSQLGVLTEAPGTLTNDFFVNLLDLGTQWSSTSPDASTFEGRDASGQVRWTGTRADLVFGSNSELRALAEVYASDDAKESFVEDFVAAWTKVMDLDRFDVHRG, encoded by the coding sequence ATGTCCGACCACGCACCCCACAGCGGGGACCACGAGACCGAGCTCGCCGAGATGAACGAGAGCACGCAGAAGTGCCCCGTCGCGCACGGGCGGGCCCCCGAACCGGTCCAGGGTGGCAGCACCCGCGGCTGGTGGCCCGATCGCCTCAACCTCAAGATCCTGGCCAAGAACCCTGCCGTCGCGAACCCCTACGGCGAGGACTTCGACTACGCCGAGGCGTTCAGCTCGCTCGACCTGGCGGAGGTCAAGCGCGACATCGCCCAGCTCCTCACCACCTCGCAGGACTGGTGGCCGGCCGACTTCGGTCACTACGGGCCGCTGATGATCCGGATGGCCTGGCACAGCGCGGGCACCTACCGCGTGCAGGACGGACGTGGCGGTGCGGGCGCCGGGCAGCAGCGGTTCGCCCCGCTCAACAGCTGGCCGGACAACGCCAACCTCGACAAGGCCCGCCGGCTGCTGTGGCCCATCAAGAAGAAGTACGGCCGCAGCCTCTCCTGGGCCGACCTCATGGTCCTCACCGGCAACGTCAGCCTGGAGTCCATGGGCTTCACGCCCTTCGGCTTCGCCGGCGGCCGCGCGGATGTGTGGGAGCCCGACGAGGACGTCTACTGGGGTCCGGAGACCGAGTGGCTCGGCGACGAGCGCTACACCGGTGACCGCGAGCTCGAGAGCCCCCTGGCCGCCGTCCAGATGGGCCTGATCTACGTCAACCCCGAGGGCCCCAACGCAGACCCCGACCCGCTCGCCTCCGCCCGTGACATCCGCGAGACGTTCAAGCGCATGGCGATGAACGACGAGGAGACGGTCGCGCTCATCGCGGGGGGCCACACCTTCGGCAAGACCCACGGCGCGGCCGACCCCGAGAAGTACGTCTCCGACGAGCCGGAGGGCGCGGGACTCGAGCAGATGGGCTTGGGCTGGAAGAACAGCTTCGGCACCGGCGCCGGCCCCGACACGATCACCAGCGGCATCGAGGTCACCTGGACGATGACCCCGACGCAGTGGGACAACAACTTCTTCGAGAACCTGTTCGGCTTCGAGTGGGAGCTGACCAAGAGCCCCGCGGGCGCCAACCAGTGGAAGCCCAAGGACGGGGCCGGCGAGGGCACCACGCCGATGGCGCACGACCCGTCGAAGCGCATCGCGCCCACCATGCTCACCACCGACCTCGCGCTGCGCGTGGACCCGGTCTACGAGAAGATCTCGCGCCGCTTCCTCGAGAACCCCCAGGAGTTCGCCGACGCGTTCGCCCGGGCCTGGTTCAAGCTGACGCACCGCGACATGGGCCCGCTCGCGCGCTACCTCGGTCCGGAGGTGCCCACGGAGGAGCTGCTCTGGCAGGACCCGCTCCCCGCGCGCACCGGTGAGGTCGTGACGGCCGACGACGTGACCGAGCTCAAGGCCCTCATCGCCGGGGCAGGCCTCACGGTCGCGCAGCTGGTGTCCACCGCGTGGGCGGCCGCGTCGTCGTTCCGCGGCAGCGACAAGCGCGGCGGCGCCAACGGAGCCCGGATCCGTCTCGCACCCCAGAACGGCTGGGAGGTCAACAACCCGGCCCAGCTGGCGACCGTGCTGCGCACCCTCGAGGGCGTCCAGGACGCGTTCAACTCGCGCGGCGGACGCCAGGTGTCGCTGGCCGACCTGATCGTCCTCGCCGGAGGCGTCGGCGTCGAGCAGGCCGCCCGGGCAGCCGGCCACGCAGTCGAGGTGCCGTTCACGCCGGGTCGGGTCGACGCATCCCAGGAGCAGACGGACGTGGAGTCCTTCGGCTACCTCGAGCCGCGCTCCGACGGCTTCCGCAACTACGCCGGCAAGGGTTCGCGGCTGGGCGCCGAGTACCAGCTGGTCGACCGCGCCAACCTGCTCACCCTCAGCGCACCGGAGATGACGGTCCTGGTCGGCGGCCTGCGCGTCCTCGGGGCGAACTACGACGGCTCGCAGCTCGGCGTCCTGACCGAGGCCCCCGGCACCTTGACGAACGACTTCTTCGTCAACCTGCTCGACCTCGGGACCCAGTGGAGCTCCACCTCCCCGGACGCGTCCACCTTCGAGGGACGCGACGCCTCGGGACAGGTCCGCTGGACCGGCACCCGCGCGGACCTCGTGTTCGGCTCCAACTCCGAGCTGCGTGCCCTGGCCGAGGTCTACGCCAGCGACGACGCGAAGGAGAGCTTCGTCGAGGACTTCGTGGCGGCCTGGACCAAGGTCATGGACCTCGACCGGTTCGACGTCCACCGGGGCTGA
- a CDS encoding GOLPH3/VPS74 family protein yields MTTRPLTAEFLLLALDDESGRPLVDSTKLKAAVAGAAIVDLTFDGVLRLTEPGDPEYKPGRLVRATKTVAVADPRLAEVAELAHNRKPKDAVGRIGGMSAWKDRAGGLKDAVLGDLAAEGVLTHRQGKVLGVFPTHAWLLARPEVEREIRDRVYAAVVTGTKPDARTSALVALLHAVDLLPKLFPDQPRRELRARGKAVADAEWGAEAVRKAVQDVQAAVTAAIVASTVAATTGTG; encoded by the coding sequence ATGACGACGCGCCCGCTGACCGCCGAGTTCCTCCTGCTCGCCCTGGACGACGAGTCCGGCAGGCCTCTTGTCGACAGCACCAAGCTCAAGGCGGCCGTGGCCGGCGCCGCGATCGTCGACCTGACCTTCGACGGGGTGCTGCGGCTGACCGAACCGGGTGACCCGGAGTACAAGCCCGGTCGGCTGGTCCGCGCAACCAAGACCGTGGCCGTGGCAGACCCCCGCCTCGCCGAGGTGGCCGAGCTGGCCCACAACCGCAAGCCCAAGGACGCGGTCGGCCGGATCGGGGGCATGAGCGCCTGGAAGGACAGGGCCGGAGGTCTCAAGGACGCTGTCCTCGGCGACCTGGCTGCCGAGGGGGTCCTCACCCACCGGCAGGGCAAGGTCCTCGGCGTGTTTCCCACCCACGCGTGGCTGCTCGCACGGCCCGAGGTCGAGCGCGAGATCCGCGACAGGGTGTATGCCGCCGTGGTGACCGGCACGAAGCCCGACGCGCGGACCTCTGCCCTGGTCGCCCTGCTGCACGCCGTCGACCTGCTGCCCAAGCTCTTCCCGGACCAGCCCAGGCGCGAGCTGCGTGCCCGGGGCAAGGCGGTCGCCGACGCGGAGTGGGGCGCCGAGGCCGTGCGCAAGGCCGTCCAGGACGTCCAAGCGGCCGTCACGGCGGCGATCGTGGCGTCCACCGTGGCCGCCACCACCGGGACCGGCTGA
- a CDS encoding GNAT family N-acetyltransferase: MSPLKPPGPGRLAVSTVPFADPRVQRLVDEVQAHYVVIYGGPDRSPVDPTEFEPPRGLFALGTIDGQDVAMGGWRHRPDLTELFGGALVAEIKRMYVAPPGRRQGHARRILTFLEDTAREAGAEVLVLETGLMQPDAIALYEASGYEPTVRFGHYASSDLARYFAKRLTPAPQASS, encoded by the coding sequence ATGTCACCGCTGAAGCCACCGGGGCCTGGTCGGTTGGCGGTCTCGACAGTCCCGTTCGCAGATCCGCGGGTCCAGCGGCTCGTCGACGAGGTGCAGGCCCACTACGTCGTCATCTACGGCGGCCCCGACAGGTCGCCCGTGGACCCCACCGAGTTCGAGCCACCCCGCGGCCTGTTCGCCCTCGGCACCATCGACGGCCAGGACGTCGCCATGGGCGGCTGGCGCCATCGGCCCGACCTGACCGAGCTGTTCGGCGGGGCGCTCGTGGCCGAGATCAAGCGGATGTATGTCGCGCCGCCCGGAAGGCGCCAGGGCCATGCCCGCCGGATCCTCACCTTCCTGGAGGACACCGCCCGCGAGGCAGGCGCCGAGGTGCTCGTCCTCGAGACCGGCCTGATGCAGCCCGACGCCATCGCCCTCTACGAGGCCAGCGGCTACGAGCCGACGGTGCGGTTCGGGCACTACGCCAGCTCGGACCTCGCCCGGTACTTCGCCAAGCGGCTGACCCCAGCGCCCCAGGCATCGTCCTGA
- a CDS encoding FUSC family protein produces the protein MEPTPERSSSVSWLQSGRLAGLSWVRAVREAVRHNGPERDAALLMGKAALATVLAWQFAVHVMHSPSPFYAPMAALLVVDRTMVRSLGASVQRVLAVVVGMSVAWLVGSWLGVHWWSMLPVIYLALIMARWRRLGDHGIQVPSMALLSLLTVGGTNVDFTYLTIVETLVGGVIGVLTNAIVLAPLHIQQPREQIRALTRKVCLLLNDMAAGLREGWDSDMAHQWYDTSTEIIQLAPAIQTAIETGRESTKFNPRDNLRRLEVDWAGYAHTVEAVRRSQWQVSGIARTLVDAADENEAQPAPTQRFLESYAQVLDEVAGAIGHFGLPDDAEREVVATYLRTANEIIDRLGNEVRAADLEDPQAWPAYGAMLLDAQRLIRELEVHSHRAVMPTDSGPIRKPARRIVGRA, from the coding sequence ATGGAACCCACTCCCGAGCGCTCGTCATCGGTGTCGTGGCTGCAGTCGGGCCGCCTTGCGGGGCTCAGCTGGGTCCGAGCGGTGCGCGAGGCAGTCCGGCACAACGGGCCCGAGCGTGATGCAGCCCTCCTGATGGGCAAGGCGGCCCTGGCGACGGTGCTCGCCTGGCAGTTCGCGGTGCACGTGATGCACAGCCCGTCACCCTTCTACGCACCGATGGCCGCGTTGCTCGTGGTCGACCGCACGATGGTCCGGTCGCTGGGCGCCAGCGTGCAGCGAGTGCTGGCGGTCGTGGTCGGGATGAGTGTCGCGTGGCTCGTGGGCTCCTGGCTCGGCGTCCACTGGTGGAGCATGCTTCCGGTCATCTACCTGGCGCTGATCATGGCCCGGTGGAGACGCCTGGGTGACCACGGGATCCAGGTCCCGTCCATGGCTCTGCTGTCCCTGTTGACCGTCGGCGGGACGAATGTCGATTTCACCTACCTCACCATCGTGGAGACGCTGGTCGGTGGCGTCATCGGTGTGCTCACCAACGCCATCGTCCTGGCCCCGTTGCACATCCAGCAGCCGCGCGAACAGATCAGGGCCTTGACGAGGAAGGTGTGCCTGCTGCTGAACGACATGGCCGCAGGGCTGCGCGAGGGCTGGGACAGCGACATGGCCCACCAGTGGTACGACACCAGCACCGAGATCATCCAGCTGGCGCCGGCGATCCAGACCGCGATCGAGACCGGGCGGGAGAGCACCAAGTTCAACCCGCGGGACAACCTTCGGCGGCTCGAGGTCGACTGGGCCGGCTACGCCCACACGGTCGAGGCGGTCAGGCGCAGCCAGTGGCAGGTCTCCGGGATCGCCCGCACGCTCGTCGACGCTGCGGACGAGAACGAGGCCCAGCCCGCACCGACACAGCGGTTCCTCGAGAGCTACGCGCAGGTCCTGGACGAGGTCGCCGGGGCCATCGGCCACTTCGGGCTGCCGGACGACGCCGAGCGGGAGGTCGTGGCCACCTACCTGCGGACGGCGAACGAGATCATCGACCGGCTGGGCAACGAGGTCCGCGCCGCCGACCTCGAGGACCCACAGGCCTGGCCGGCGTACGGCGCGATGCTCCTCGACGCTCAGCGACTGATCCGTGAGCTCGAGGTGCACAGCCACAGGGCGGTCATGCCCACCGACAGTGGCCCCATCCGCAAACCTGCGCGCCGCATCGTCGGACGCGCCTGA
- a CDS encoding MaoC/PaaZ C-terminal domain-containing protein: MTVRTLTESPSLAALFARAALTQRGRRGDLPDVVLRREQVVVDRDHLLAYDRVCGFTGGDVLPHTYPHVLGFPLQVALMADRSFPLPLPGLVHLENQITVHRRLTADDRLTISVHAQDLRPHPKGRLVDLVTEVEVDGARVWDGRSTYLRRGHGSPDAPAAPAAPTLPSGEPAGIIRVPEGQGRAYAAVSGDMNPIHLHALSARAMGFPRAIAHGMWTAARTLAALEPRGNDASTSHVWFAKPVFLPSTVELVVDDRERVVVAGLRSTKAPATPHLTLTLAPR, translated from the coding sequence ATGACGGTGCGGACGCTGACCGAATCCCCTTCGCTGGCAGCGCTCTTCGCCCGGGCCGCGCTCACCCAACGCGGCCGCCGCGGCGACCTGCCAGACGTCGTCCTGCGCCGGGAGCAGGTGGTCGTGGACCGCGACCACCTGCTGGCCTACGACAGGGTCTGTGGGTTCACCGGCGGCGACGTCCTGCCGCACACCTACCCGCACGTCCTCGGGTTCCCACTCCAGGTCGCGCTGATGGCTGACCGGTCGTTCCCTCTCCCGTTGCCCGGTCTGGTGCACCTGGAGAACCAGATCACCGTCCACCGGCGCCTGACCGCCGACGACCGGCTCACGATCTCGGTGCACGCGCAGGACCTGCGACCGCACCCCAAGGGCCGGCTCGTGGACCTGGTGACCGAGGTGGAGGTCGACGGCGCGCGGGTCTGGGACGGACGGAGCACCTACCTGCGGCGAGGGCATGGCTCACCCGACGCCCCCGCGGCCCCCGCGGCGCCGACCCTGCCATCCGGCGAGCCCGCCGGAATCATCCGCGTCCCGGAAGGGCAGGGCCGGGCGTATGCCGCCGTGTCCGGCGACATGAACCCGATCCACCTGCACGCGCTGAGTGCCAGGGCCATGGGCTTTCCTCGCGCCATCGCCCACGGCATGTGGACCGCCGCGCGCACGCTGGCCGCCCTCGAGCCTCGAGGCAACGACGCGTCGACCTCGCACGTGTGGTTCGCCAAGCCGGTCTTCCTGCCGAGCACGGTGGAGCTCGTGGTGGACGACCGGGAGCGGGTGGTCGTGGCCGGGCTTCGCTCGACGAAGGCCCCGGCCACACCGCACCTGACGTTGACCCTCGCGCCCCGCTGA